In the Cyanobacteriota bacterium genome, TAGCCCGAGAGCAAGACCTTTCTGTCTACGATGCCACCTATCTCGACCTGGCCATGCGTCTGGAACTGCCATTGGCAACCCAGGACGAGCGTTTGGCTCAAGCAGCGCAACGTTGTGGGGCATCCGTACCAGCCATGAGAGCAGTGGCGGAAAATGCTTAGAATTGAAGTACTTATCTGTTGTGGAACCGCCCATGCCCTGGACGGGTGACGTTATTCGCCAGCGATTCCTGGATTTCTACGCCCAGCGGCAGCATCAGGTATTGCCGAGTGCGTCGTTGATCCCCAGCGACCCGACAGTTTTGCTCACCATTGCGGGGATGTTGCCTTTCAAGCCAGTGTTTTTGGGGCAGCAACCAGCGCCCGCTCCTCGGGTGACCACGGCACAGCGTTGTTTACGCACCAATGATATTGACAATGTGGGACGCACGCCCCGGCACCACACGTTCTTTGAGATGCTGGGCAACTTCAGCTTTGGGGATTACTTCAAAAAGGAAGCAATTGCCTGGGCGTGGGAGCTGGTGACGCAGGAGTTTGGCTTGCCCCCGGAGCGCCTGGCGGTGAGCGTTTACGAAGGCGACCCCGA is a window encoding:
- a CDS encoding type II toxin-antitoxin system VapC family toxin; amino-acid sequence: AREQDLSVYDATYLDLAMRLELPLATQDERLAQAAQRCGASVPAMRAVAENA
- a CDS encoding alanine--tRNA ligase-related protein gives rise to the protein MPWTGDVIRQRFLDFYAQRQHQVLPSASLIPSDPTVLLTIAGMLPFKPVFLGQQPAPAPRVTTAQRCLRTNDIDNVGRTPRHHTFFEMLGNFSFGDYFKKEAIAWAWELVTQEFGLPPERLAVSVYEGDPETATLWQDIAGLPAERIQKLGADDNFWAAGPTGPCGPCSEIYYDFAPGKGPVDLTDDDRFVEIYNLVFMEFNRDAEGQLIPL